The following coding sequences lie in one Arabidopsis thaliana chromosome 3, partial sequence genomic window:
- a CDS encoding alpha/beta-Hydrolases superfamily protein (alpha/beta-Hydrolases superfamily protein; FUNCTIONS IN: triglyceride lipase activity; INVOLVED IN: lipid metabolic process; LOCATED IN: cellular_component unknown; EXPRESSED IN: 19 plant structures; EXPRESSED DURING: 12 growth stages; CONTAINS InterPro DOMAIN/s: Lipase, class 3 (InterPro:IPR002921); BEST Arabidopsis thaliana protein match is: alpha/beta-Hydrolases superfamily protein (TAIR:AT1G02660.1); Has 30201 Blast hits to 17322 proteins in 780 species: Archae - 12; Bacteria - 1396; Metazoa - 17338; Fungi - 3422; Plants - 5037; Viruses - 0; Other Eukaryotes - 2996 (source: NCBI BLink).), producing MEGVFLKMSVVGVSPMIPVGPSSFICAIGGSVEEKSTAASLPRWVSLRRLRPLEFLRIGGKREEKGTVRDDDAVLLERRDRNRNENDNGNWVLKILEVGSIWKGKRQRSGGGGGGEEDEEEEVAEPKKKEDLCEECDFCRIDDDDEDEEKEKTVFEFSEMLSKIPVEDAQMFAKLSFLGNLAYSIPKIKPENLLKYQKLRFVTSSIEKRMSLKVEENNNGEEDEEKKKLINPAVAYRIAASAASRLFSHSKSVLPFGSSKRQDNEEASLLATADSVTAVVAAKEEVKQAVADDLKSNRSPPCEWFVCDDDKSGTRFFFIQGSDSLASWQANLLFEPVPFEDLDVLVHRGIYEAAKGIYEQMLPEVHAHLNSRGKNRAFLRFSGHSLGGSLSLLVNLMLLIRGQVPASSLLPVITFGSPCIMCGGDRLLQKLGLPKSHLLGISMHRDIVPRAFSCNYPNRAAKLLKALNGNFRNHPCLNNQNVLYSPMGKLLILQPSERFSPPHPLLPPGSGLYLLASKNTDETEKSLRAAKILFFNSPHPLEILSDRRSYGSEGKIKRNHDMSSYLKALRHVIRKELKQMKAERDQWLRKFFIINILFSGRDSLKLITRFVASRSSQLVIIFFLPIRLLIMSVYSVVFHHSQAHFSFFK from the exons ATGGAGggtgttttcttaaaaatgtcGGTGGTTGGAGTATCTCCGATGATACCGGTGGGaccttcttctttcatatGCGCCATCGGAGGCTCTGTTGAGGAGAAATCAACGGCTGCTTCTCTGCCGCGTTGGGTTTCCCTTCGTCGTCTTCGTCCGCTTGAGTTTCTTCGGATCGGTGGTAAGAGAGAGGAAAAGGGAACGGTAAGAGACGACGACGCCGTTTTGTTGGAGAGAAGGGACCGGAACCGCAACGAAAACGATAACGGAAACtgggttttgaaaattttggagGTTGGATCAATCTGGAAAGGGAAGAGACAACGATCAGGTGGCGGTGGCGGTGGAGAAGAGgacgaggaagaggaagttGCTGAGCctaagaagaaggaagatttATGTGAGGAATGCGATTTCTGCAggatcgatgatgatgatgaagacgaagaaaaggagaagacaGTGTTTGAGTTCTCGGAGATGTTAAGCAAAATTCCTGTTGAAGATGCTCAGATGTTTGCCAAATTGTCGTTTCTGGGGAATTTGGCTTATTCAATCCCTAAAATCAAG CCTGAGAATCTGTTGAAATATCAGAAACTGAGATTCGTTACATCCTCAATTGAGAAGAGGATGAGTCTTAAGGTTGAAGAGAACAACAATGGCGAGGAAgatgaggagaagaagaagctaatcaACCCTGCTGTTGCTTACAGAATCGCTGCTTCTGCAGCCTCTCGTCTCTTTTCCCATTCTAAGTCTGTGCTTCCTTTTGGATCATCTAAACGTCAAGACAACGAAGAAGCTTCTCTACTGGCTACTGCTGATTCGGTTACTGCAGTCGTGGCAGCCAAAGAGGAAGTTAAGCAGGCCGTCGCAGATGATCTCAAATCAAACCGTTCACCGCCTTGTGAGTGGTTTgtatgtgatgatgataaaagcGGCACCAGGTTCTTCTTTATTCAG GGATCAGATTCACTGGCCTCATGGCAAGCTAACCTTCTGTTCGAGCCTGTTCCATTTGAGGACCTTGATGTGCTTGTTCACAGAGGCATATACGAAGCTGCAAAAGGAATATACGAACAGATGTTACCAGAAGTTCATGCCCACCTCAATTCCCGTGGCAAGAACCGTGCTTTTCTCAGGTTTAGTGGACATTCTCTAGGCGGAAGCTTGTCATTGTTAGTGAACCTCATGCTTCTGATAAGAGGTCAAGTCCctgcttcttctctgcttccaGTGATCACTTTTGGTTCGCCTTGCATCATGTGCGGAGGCGATAGGCTTCTTCAGAAACTTGGTTTGCCTAAGAGTCATCTTCTCGGAATCTCAATGCATAGAGATATTGTTCCTCGAGCATTCTCCTGCAATTACCCTAACCGAGCCGCAAAGCTTCTCAAGGCATTGAATGGAAACTTCCGGAACCATCCTTGTCTGAATAACCAg AATGTATTGTATTCTCCAATGGGGAAGCTTCTAATTCTGCAACCATCCGAGAGATTCTCTCCCCCACACCCCCTGCTTCCTCCCGGAAGTGGTCTCTATCTCTTAGCATCTAAGAATACcgatgaaacagagaaaagtcTAAGGGCTGCaaagattctcttctttaactcACCACACCCCCTAGAGATTCTCAGTGATCGTCGTTCTTACGGGTCGgaaggaaaaatcaaaagaaaccaTGACATGAGCTCTTACCTGAAGGCCTTGAGGCATGTGATCCGGAAGGAGCTGAAGCAGATGAAAGCTGAGCGGGATCAATGGCTGCGCAAGTTCtttattataaacattttatttagtGGGAGAGATTCTTTGAAACTCATAACAAGATTCGTGGCATCAAGGAGTAGTCAACTAgtgatcatcttctttctcccaATTAGATTGTTAATAATGAGTGTCTACAGTGTGGTCTTTCACCATTCACAAGCAcattttagtttcttcaaGTGA
- the ATERDJ3B gene encoding DNAJ heat shock family protein (ATERDJ3B; FUNCTIONS IN: unfolded protein binding, heat shock protein binding; INVOLVED IN: protein folding, PAMP-induced immunity; LOCATED IN: plasma membrane, endoplasmic reticulum lumen; EXPRESSED IN: 23 plant structures; EXPRESSED DURING: 15 growth stages; CONTAINS InterPro DOMAIN/s: Molecular chaperone, heat shock protein, Hsp40, DnaJ (InterPro:IPR015609), HSP40/DnaJ peptide-binding (InterPro:IPR008971), Chaperone DnaJ, C-terminal (InterPro:IPR002939), Heat shock protein DnaJ, N-terminal (InterPro:IPR001623), Heat shock protein DnaJ (InterPro:IPR003095), Heat shock protein DnaJ, conserved site (InterPro:IPR018253); BEST Arabidopsis thaliana protein match is: DNAJ heat shock family protein (TAIR:AT3G08910.1); Has 27934 Blast hits to 27869 proteins in 3473 species: Archae - 187; Bacteria - 10337; Metazoa - 4624; Fungi - 2578; Plants - 2760; Viruses - 17; Other Eukaryotes - 7431 (source: NCBI BLink).), whose translation MAIRWSELCIVLFALSYAICVLAGKSYYDVLQVPKGASDEQIKRAYRKLALKYHPDKNQGNEEATRKFAEINNAYEVLSDEEKREIYNKYGEEGLKQFSANGGRGGGGGGMNMQDIFSSFFGGGSMEEEEKVVKGDDVIVELEATLEDLYMGGSMKVWREKNVIKPAPGKRKCNCRNEVYHRQIGPGMFQQMTEQVCDKCPNVKYEREGYFVTVDIEKGMKDGEEVSFYEDGEPILDGDPGDLKFRIRTAPHARFRRDGNDLHMNVNITLVEALVGFEKSFKHLDDHEVDISSKGITKPKEVKKFKGEGMPLHYSTKKGNLFVTFEVLFPSSLTDDQKKKIKEVFA comes from the exons ATGGCGATTCGGTGGTCGGAGCTGTGTATCGTACTGTTCGCTCTTTCCTACGCCATCTGCGTCCTTGCCGG GAAGAGTTACTACGATGTGTTGCAAGTCCCGAAAGGTGCATCTGATGAACAGATCAAGAGAGCTTATAGGAAACTAGCTTTGAAGTATCATCCCGATAAGAATCAAGGAAATGAGGAAGCGACTCGCAAATTCGCTGAGATCAACAATG CTTATGAAGTGTTATCGGATGAGGAGAAGAGGGAGATATATAACAAGTATGGTGAAGAGGGACTTAAACAGTTTTCTGCaaatggaggaagaggaggaggaggaggcggcATGAATATGCAGGACATCTTCAGCTC GTTTTTTGGTGGAGGTTcgatggaggaagaagagaaggttgTCAAGGGGGATGACGTAATTGTGGAACTTGAGGCAACTCTAGAAGATTTGTACATGGGAGGCTCTATGAAG GTATGGAGGGAAAAGAATGTGATAAAACCAGCTCCTGGAAAGAGAAAGTGTAACTGCAGGAACGAGGTCTATCACAGACAAATTGGTCCTGGAATGTTCCAACAGATGACAGAGCAG GTCTGTGACAAATGCCCTAATGTCAAATACGAACGGGAGGGATACTTTGTGACAGTTGATATCGAGAAAGGAATGAAAGATGGAGAA GAAGTGTCTTTCTATGAAGACGGCGAACCCATTCTTGACGGTGACCCTGGTGACCTTAAG TTCCGAATCAGAACTGCACCACATGCCCGTTTCAGAAGGGATGGCAACGATCTACACATGAACGTGAACATTACACTG GTTGAGGCGCTAGTTGGTTTTGAGAAATCATTCAAACACTTGGATGATCACGAAGTTGACATCAGTTCCAAG GGAATTACAAAGCCGAAGGAAGTAAAGAAGTTCAAAGGAGAAGGGATGCCACTTCACTACAGCACAAAGAAAGGCAACCTCTTTGTCACTTTTGAGGTTTTGTTTCCGTCTTCTCTCACTGAcgatcagaagaagaagattaaagaaGTCTTTGCTTAG